Proteins encoded in a region of the Campylobacter geochelonis genome:
- a CDS encoding transglycosylase SLT domain-containing protein, protein MKFRAIFLFIFVFKLSSFAYSYEEILYTIADVAKTQGVSPKILYTIVKIESNFEPFAISFLTNKENALYFKKLETQNIRIKISNYSLNRTKWVVSIKPKNQEYAKEIAKILVENGFNIDVGLGQLNSQNFKKDEFEYVFEPSYNLTKCAQVLRKCFNAKDKNMQKTIECYNYGMRNRGSNPYYKRFYEHYIKEFGSGS, encoded by the coding sequence ATGAAATTTAGAGCTATTTTTCTATTTATTTTTGTTTTCAAGCTATCATCTTTTGCTTATTCGTATGAGGAAATTTTATACACTATAGCCGATGTAGCAAAAACTCAAGGTGTTTCGCCTAAAATTTTATATACTATAGTAAAAATCGAAAGCAACTTTGAGCCATTTGCCATATCTTTTTTGACAAACAAAGAAAATGCGCTCTACTTTAAGAAGCTAGAAACTCAAAATATCCGCATAAAAATCAGCAACTACAGTCTAAACCGCACCAAATGGGTCGTATCAATCAAACCTAAAAATCAAGAATACGCAAAAGAAATAGCAAAAATTTTAGTAGAAAACGGCTTTAATATAGACGTTGGACTTGGGCAACTAAACTCGCAAAATTTTAAAAAAGATGAGTTTGAGTATGTTTTTGAGCCATCTTATAACCTCACAAAATGCGCTCAGGTGCTTAGAAAGTGCTTTAACGCTAAAGATAAAAATATGCAAAAAACCATAGAATGCTACAACTACGGCATGAGAAATCGCGGCTCAAACCCCTACTACAAGCGATTTTATGAGCATTATATAAAAGAATTTGGAAGTGGGAGTTAA
- the efp gene encoding elongation factor P has protein sequence MAYSMGDLKKGLKIELDGVPFKIVEYQHVKPGKGAAFVRVKIKSYVDGRVLEKTFHAGDKCEAPNLVDKQMQYLYDDGEFCQFMDTETYEQVAISDEEVGENKKWMLDGMMVQVLFHNGNAIGLEVPQVVELKIVETAPNFRGDTQGSNKKPATLETGAVVQIPFHVLEGEVIRVDTVRGEYIERANK, from the coding sequence ATGGCTTATTCAATGGGCGATTTAAAAAAAGGTCTTAAGATTGAACTTGATGGTGTTCCGTTTAAGATAGTTGAGTATCAACATGTCAAACCTGGTAAGGGAGCGGCATTTGTTCGTGTAAAAATAAAATCTTATGTAGATGGTAGAGTTTTAGAAAAGACTTTCCATGCAGGCGATAAATGCGAAGCCCCAAATTTAGTCGATAAACAGATGCAATACCTCTATGATGATGGCGAGTTTTGTCAGTTTATGGATACTGAAACTTACGAGCAAGTTGCTATTAGCGATGAAGAAGTTGGCGAAAACAAAAAATGGATGCTTGATGGCATGATGGTTCAAGTGCTTTTTCACAATGGAAACGCTATCGGACTTGAAGTTCCACAAGTTGTAGAGCTTAAGATAGTTGAAACTGCTCCAAATTTCCGTGGTGATACACAAGGAAGTAACAAAAAGCCAGCTACACTTGAAACTGGCGCGGTCGTTCAAATCCCATTTCACGTGCTTGAGGGCGAAGTTATCAGAGTAGATACGGTTCGTGGTGAGTATATCGAAAGAGCGAATAAGTAG
- a CDS encoding dicarboxylate/amino acid:cation symporter — MNKFFKSLPFKLVVGIVFGLVIGQIANHSVMSVVVAVRYILSQIIIFCVPLIIIGFIAPSITKHGTNASKVLLVAVLLAYVSSVGAALFSMFAGYAIIPNLSIVSNTDGLRELPKIVFKLDIPQIMPVMSALALSILLGLAATWTKATTIIKILDEFQKMVLDIIVKVVIPILPIFISFTFMTLSYEGSITKQLPVFITIILIVMLGHYIWLAFLYILAGIYTRKNPLEVLKHYAPAYITAVGTMSSAATLAVALECARKSSVLRKDMINFGIPLFANIHLCGSVLTEVFFVMAISQILYGAIPALGVMIIFCILLAVFAIGAPGVPGGTVMASLGLISGLLGFDEAGIALMLTIFALQDSFGTACNVTGDGALTLAMSGYADKHNVHEKLKTVEF; from the coding sequence ATGAATAAATTTTTTAAAAGTCTGCCGTTTAAGCTCGTTGTTGGCATCGTTTTTGGTCTTGTAATCGGGCAAATCGCAAACCATAGCGTGATGAGCGTGGTTGTTGCTGTACGTTATATATTAAGTCAGATTATCATCTTTTGTGTTCCGCTTATAATAATCGGATTTATAGCACCTTCGATAACAAAGCATGGAACAAACGCTTCTAAGGTCTTGCTTGTAGCGGTGCTACTTGCGTATGTTTCATCGGTGGGAGCTGCGTTGTTTTCGATGTTTGCTGGATACGCGATAATACCAAATTTATCTATCGTTTCAAACACAGATGGACTAAGAGAGCTTCCAAAAATCGTCTTTAAACTAGATATTCCACAAATCATGCCAGTTATGAGCGCTTTGGCACTTTCTATTTTGCTAGGGCTTGCTGCAACTTGGACGAAGGCAACGACGATTATAAAAATTTTAGATGAGTTTCAAAAGATGGTTCTTGATATTATCGTTAAGGTTGTTATCCCGATTTTACCGATATTTATCAGCTTTACTTTTATGACTTTATCGTATGAGGGAAGTATCACAAAACAGCTTCCAGTCTTTATAACAATCATCTTAATTGTTATGCTAGGGCATTATATTTGGCTAGCGTTTTTGTATATTTTAGCTGGAATTTATACTAGAAAAAATCCTCTTGAAGTTTTAAAACACTACGCACCAGCCTATATAACCGCAGTTGGCACGATGTCTTCTGCTGCAACTTTGGCTGTGGCGCTAGAATGTGCTAGAAAATCAAGCGTGCTTAGAAAAGATATGATAAATTTTGGAATTCCACTTTTTGCAAACATACATCTGTGCGGTTCGGTGCTAACTGAGGTCTTTTTTGTGATGGCGATTTCGCAAATTTTATATGGCGCGATACCAGCTTTAGGCGTGATGATAATCTTTTGTATACTTTTAGCGGTTTTTGCTATCGGCGCTCCTGGAGTTCCTGGTGGAACGGTGATGGCTTCTTTGGGGCTTATTTCCGGGCTTTTGGGATTTGATGAGGCGGGGATAGCCTTAATGCTTACGATTTTTGCTTTGCAAGATAGCTTTGGAACTGCTTGCAATGTAACAGGAGATGGCGCTTTAACGCTTGCTATGAGCGGATATGCAGACAAACACAACGTCCACGAAAAGCTAAAAACTGTAGAATTTTAA
- a CDS encoding Rid family detoxifying hydrolase, with protein sequence MNYPKAIGPYSVYRQCGDIIFISGQIPVNPNSGNIETADVKEQTKQCLKNIGAILKKLSLNYKNVVKTMIFIDDMSNFASVNEVYATFFNEPFPARSCVAVKEIPKGAKVEIEVIVIKNIL encoded by the coding sequence ATGAACTACCCAAAAGCTATAGGTCCATATTCTGTTTATAGACAGTGTGGCGATATAATCTTTATCTCTGGACAAATTCCAGTGAATCCAAATTCTGGAAATATCGAAACAGCCGATGTTAAAGAGCAGACAAAACAGTGTCTTAAAAATATAGGTGCTATCTTAAAAAAATTGAGTTTAAACTATAAAAACGTGGTTAAGACTATGATATTTATAGATGATATGTCAAATTTTGCATCTGTAAATGAAGTTTATGCTACATTTTTTAATGAGCCATTTCCAGCTAGAAGTTGTGTGGCGGTAAAAGAGATTCCAAAAGGTGCAAAAGTTGAAATTGAAGTTATTGTGATTAAAAATATTTTATAA
- a CDS encoding aminodeoxychorismate synthase component I codes for MKNEIIEKLNYFSRHKVPFVALLSYDTSQDDVVCALDEADKFAIKFKLNLTTKNDKSDLDYDFQTFPIDFKTYQKSFNKVIEYMKSGDVYLLNLCFKTGVKTSLTLDEIYERSNANLVLKFKDSFVCFSPEIFITIQNDKITTHPMKGTIDAKIKNAKKILLDDEKEFSEQAMVTDLMRNDLSMVASGVRVDKFRYFSKVETKKGSIFQTSTEISGALRDEFLHNYGDIFHKILPAGSISGTPKILACEIIKECELAKRGFYTGVFVYFDGTSLKSWVLIRFIEHDGKNLAFKTGGGITVQSDVRKEYDEMLEKAYLTF; via the coding sequence ATGAAAAACGAGATTATAGAAAAGTTAAACTACTTTTCGCGCCATAAAGTGCCATTTGTAGCACTTCTTAGCTATGATACTTCGCAAGATGATGTGGTTTGTGCGCTTGATGAAGCTGACAAATTCGCTATAAAATTTAAGCTAAATTTAACTACTAAAAACGATAAATCAGACTTAGACTATGATTTTCAAACTTTTCCAATCGATTTTAAAACATATCAAAAAAGTTTTAATAAAGTTATAGAGTATATGAAAAGCGGAGATGTATATCTACTAAATTTATGCTTTAAAACTGGCGTTAAAACAAGTTTAACTTTAGATGAAATTTATGAGCGTTCAAATGCGAATTTGGTTTTAAAATTTAAAGATAGCTTTGTCTGCTTTTCGCCTGAAATTTTTATCACGATACAAAACGATAAAATCACAACTCACCCTATGAAGGGAACAATCGATGCTAAAATCAAAAATGCAAAGAAAATTTTGCTAGATGATGAGAAAGAATTTAGCGAGCAAGCTATGGTTACAGATCTGATGAGAAATGACTTGTCTATGGTCGCTAGCGGTGTTAGAGTTGATAAATTTAGGTATTTTAGCAAGGTAGAAACAAAAAAAGGTAGTATTTTTCAAACTAGCACCGAAATTTCTGGAGCTTTAAGAGATGAGTTTTTACACAACTATGGAGATATTTTTCATAAAATTCTACCAGCTGGAAGCATTAGCGGAACGCCTAAAATACTAGCTTGCGAGATTATCAAAGAGTGCGAGCTAGCAAAGCGTGGCTTTTATACTGGCGTGTTTGTCTACTTTGATGGGACTAGCCTAAAAAGCTGGGTTTTGATACGATTTATAGAGCATGATGGCAAGAATTTAGCCTTTAAAACTGGTGGTGGCATAACCGTGCAAAGCGATGTTAGAAAGGAATATGATGAGATGCTTGAAAAAGCCTATCTTACTTTTTGA
- a CDS encoding GntT/GntP/DsdX family permease, translating into MGDFSLIGVLVVAIVLIVFMIAKLKIHAFLSLCVASLFVAITTGVSLDTIASTLEKGVGGTLGFLAIIIGCGTILGKMLEISGGAWQIANFLLEKLGKDRASLVMMLVGFIAGIPVFVEVGFVLLVPLVYVISRQMGINPIKIGIPLATSLMTVHCIVPPHPAATAIVSILGAEMGKVILLGLVCGSICAFVGGVVFMSFVKLENITFKENALEQRSDLPSFGITLFTILLPLVLMLSKTIFLPLVADGSSLALWIKFIGDPIVALLLSVFVSYYTLGLSRGLNMDAIFDLTSNSFAPIAGVLLIIGAGGAFNEILIASGIGEALKNTLSTLPISPIFLAWLIALILHLAIGSATVSMLSAAGIVLPLIDGSGVSPEVICIAVGSGAIGATIVTDSLFWLVKESLQMSVGQMLKYFTSATTIASVTGLIMSFVVSFIV; encoded by the coding sequence ATGGGAGATTTTAGTCTTATTGGCGTATTGGTTGTTGCTATTGTTTTGATTGTATTTATGATAGCAAAACTTAAAATACATGCATTTTTAAGTTTATGTGTAGCTAGTTTATTTGTCGCTATAACTACAGGAGTTTCGCTAGATACCATAGCTTCTACGTTAGAAAAAGGTGTTGGTGGAACACTTGGGTTTTTGGCTATTATTATAGGGTGTGGAACAATTTTAGGAAAGATGTTAGAGATTTCTGGTGGAGCATGGCAAATAGCTAACTTTTTGCTTGAAAAATTAGGAAAAGATAGGGCTAGTTTAGTGATGATGTTAGTTGGATTTATCGCTGGTATTCCCGTTTTTGTTGAGGTTGGATTTGTTTTACTTGTGCCACTTGTTTATGTTATAAGTCGCCAAATGGGTATTAATCCTATTAAAATAGGAATTCCGCTTGCTACATCTTTGATGACGGTGCATTGTATAGTACCTCCACATCCAGCAGCAACTGCGATTGTTTCTATTTTAGGTGCAGAAATGGGCAAAGTAATCTTGCTTGGTTTAGTGTGCGGTAGTATTTGCGCCTTTGTTGGTGGCGTTGTTTTTATGAGTTTTGTAAAACTAGAAAATATCACTTTTAAAGAAAACGCTTTAGAACAAAGAAGTGATTTACCATCATTTGGTATTACTTTATTTACCATTTTACTCCCTTTAGTTTTAATGCTTAGTAAGACTATATTTTTACCATTAGTAGCAGATGGTTCTAGCTTGGCTTTATGGATTAAATTTATTGGCGATCCGATTGTTGCTCTGTTGCTATCTGTGTTTGTTTCATACTATACTTTAGGTTTATCTCGTGGGCTAAATATGGATGCCATTTTTGATTTGACATCAAATTCGTTTGCGCCGATTGCTGGAGTTTTACTTATTATTGGTGCTGGAGGTGCATTTAATGAGATACTTATTGCAAGTGGGATTGGCGAAGCACTTAAGAACACGCTTTCAACGCTTCCTATAAGTCCTATATTTTTAGCTTGGCTTATCGCTTTAATTCTTCATCTTGCCATTGGTTCGGCTACTGTTTCGATGCTAAGTGCCGCTGGTATTGTTCTGCCGCTTATTGATGGTAGTGGCGTAAGTCCAGAAGTGATTTGTATAGCTGTAGGAAGTGGGGCGATTGGAGCTACTATTGTTACGGATAGCTTGTTTTGGTTGGTTAAAGAGAGTTTGCAAATGAGCGTAGGACAGATGCTTAAATACTTCACGAGCGCTACAACGATTGCATCGGTTACTGGACTTATTATGAGTTTTGTTGTTTCATTTATAGTATAA
- a CDS encoding aminotransferase class IV — protein sequence MRCLKKPILLFETIKVENGVALNLDFHEARAISACGGLKFSIREMLKKECESLKSSQIYRAKLVYNEFGEFAKCEIYPYVAREFKTFKLVEVDFKYEKKFLDRDLINHAFQKRDGCDEILMLKDGFATDTSIANIAIFDGFNWLSPKKPLLQGTTRARLLENGFLKLADINRDMLLSTKKFAILNAMVGFKKIDKFEFIV from the coding sequence ATGAGATGCTTGAAAAAGCCTATCTTACTTTTTGAAACGATAAAAGTAGAAAATGGAGTGGCTTTAAACCTTGATTTTCACGAAGCTAGAGCAATTTCTGCTTGTGGTGGGCTGAAATTTAGTATAAGAGAAATGTTAAAAAAAGAGTGCGAAAGCTTAAAATCTAGCCAAATTTATAGAGCAAAATTGGTTTATAATGAGTTTGGCGAGTTTGCAAAATGCGAAATTTATCCATATGTTGCCAGAGAATTTAAAACTTTTAAACTAGTTGAAGTTGATTTTAAGTATGAAAAAAAATTTTTAGATAGAGATTTGATTAACCATGCTTTTCAAAAGCGAGATGGGTGTGATGAAATTTTGATGCTAAAAGATGGTTTTGCAACCGATACAAGTATCGCAAATATCGCTATTTTTGATGGATTTAACTGGTTAAGTCCCAAAAAACCGTTGCTACAAGGAACAACCAGAGCTAGGCTTTTGGAAAATGGTTTTTTAAAACTTGCCGATATAAACCGCGATATGCTTTTAAGTACGAAAAAATTTGCCATTTTAAATGCAATGGTTGGGTTTAAAAAGATAGATAAATTTGAGTTTATAGTTTAA
- a CDS encoding D-serine ammonia-lyase, whose amino-acid sequence MDKIIENLKAKEETLWINPKNAKVNNDEFSKDDIEDARARLDRFAPLLEELFPASRKQRGILESPLVATYELQNKLEKYYATPLFGKLWFKLDSHLPISGSIKARGGIYEVLKHTEDLLIKANLLSLNDNYKKIANDEIKQYLSNFQVAVGSTGNLGLSIGIMSAKLGFKASVHMSSDAREWKKAMLRSYGVNVVEYDSDYSVAVAQGRKEAQNDSNCYFVDDENSKSLFLGYAVAARRLAGQLKSFDIKVDSKNPLFVYLPCGVGGGPGGVAYGLKQEFGEHVHCFFAEPTHSPCMLLGMHTGKHDKISVFDIGLDNKTAADGLAVGRASSLVGKVMDGMLEGIYTISDDEMYRLLYLANKCEGLRLEPSALAGAKGVVHINKLYDSKALENATHIAWITGGSMVPDEEMDKYIQTGKELM is encoded by the coding sequence ATGGACAAGATTATAGAAAATTTAAAGGCAAAAGAAGAAACTTTATGGATAAATCCAAAAAATGCAAAAGTAAATAATGATGAGTTTAGTAAAGATGACATTGAAGATGCAAGGGCTAGACTTGACAGGTTTGCACCACTTTTAGAGGAGCTTTTTCCTGCTAGTAGAAAACAACGCGGAATTTTAGAAAGCCCACTTGTGGCTACCTATGAGTTGCAAAATAAACTTGAAAAATATTATGCTACGCCTCTTTTTGGTAAGTTGTGGTTTAAACTTGATAGCCATCTACCTATAAGCGGCTCTATCAAGGCTCGTGGTGGAATTTATGAGGTTTTAAAGCATACGGAAGATTTACTAATAAAGGCAAATTTACTTAGTTTAAATGATAATTATAAAAAAATTGCCAATGATGAAATAAAACAATATCTATCAAATTTTCAAGTTGCTGTAGGCTCGACTGGTAATCTTGGCTTAAGTATAGGCATTATGAGTGCAAAACTTGGATTTAAGGCAAGCGTTCATATGTCAAGTGATGCTAGAGAGTGGAAAAAAGCGATGTTAAGAAGCTATGGAGTAAATGTTGTGGAGTATGATAGCGATTACTCAGTAGCTGTTGCACAAGGTAGAAAAGAGGCGCAAAATGATTCTAATTGCTACTTTGTAGACGATGAAAATTCAAAAAGTTTGTTTTTAGGTTATGCGGTTGCGGCGCGTAGGTTAGCAGGGCAACTTAAGTCGTTTGATATAAAAGTTGATAGTAAAAATCCACTTTTTGTATATCTACCTTGCGGTGTTGGCGGTGGACCAGGTGGCGTAGCTTATGGATTAAAACAAGAATTTGGAGAACATGTTCATTGTTTTTTTGCTGAGCCAACACATAGTCCTTGCATGTTACTTGGAATGCATACAGGCAAACATGATAAAATAAGTGTTTTTGATATAGGACTAGATAACAAAACTGCAGCAGATGGTCTTGCTGTGGGTAGAGCCTCATCGCTTGTTGGTAAAGTTATGGATGGAATGCTTGAGGGAATTTATACGATTAGTGATGATGAGATGTATAGGCTTTTGTATCTTGCTAATAAGTGCGAAGGGCTTAGACTAGAGCCATCGGCTTTAGCTGGAGCCAAAGGCGTTGTACATATAAATAAGCTTTATGATAGCAAAGCGTTAGAAAATGCCACTCATATAGCTTGGATTACTGGTGGTTCAATGGTTCCAGATGAAGAGATGGATAAATACATACAAACTGGAAAAGAGTTAATGTAA